The Cuculus canorus isolate bCucCan1 chromosome 6, bCucCan1.pri, whole genome shotgun sequence genomic interval CTGTCTGTGTTCTCTGAGTGATCAGAGGAATCATCGCTTCAGCTGTTCAGGCCCAGCCCTAACAGCCTGATAACTGAGCCAGGGGCTTTCAAGCTGACACAGCCCACCCCTGTACAGCTTCATTAAGAGAGtgtggcaggagaggaggaatcCAAGAGCACCAGGGAATAATGCAGACACTCCTCACTTGGTAATTAGTGAGTGCCCAGTGGCACTTCTTTTACAGCACTTAGACAGTTAAACCACAGCTAAATTGGtctttgtctctctcctccttttatCAGAGGAATTCACCTCAGGTGAAACACAAACAGCCTCGAGGACAAATTCTGTGACAGGAGTTTTCTTGGAAGCAGATTAACTTCCTTAGCCTGAAAACTGTGTTTCTGCTTGACACCCGTTTACCCAAGGGAAACAGCTGAGCCCCTGTCCCCAAGGGAGTCGTAGGGGAACACCTCAAACTCTGCTTTCTGAGACAGAACTTAACCTTCTTTACTTGGTGCAGGCACCCTCATGACCATGCTGTTCCTAGCTCACATTACACACGGCTGACAttgtaaaaatagttttaaaaagccattGCTCGTAGCTGAAGAACTCCGAGAGCCCAGGCTAAGATGAGATTTATTGAGTCATGGCAACAATGCTGTAGCTggttttacatttcattttgtaaagTAATGTGGCTCTTTTTCTGATTCTCATTAAAACACATGAAGATGGCTGTAAAGCAACATTGGCACGTCCACGTCATCGTGTCTGCATGATCTCCAGTGAGGTTTGTCTACAGCAGCGACAGAGCTGTCTCAGCAGCTCAGATCGAAGCCACGGTGCACAGATGGTCACTGTAAATACCAGAAAGTTGCTCATCTCTGTACGTGTCATTTATTTACATACAGCTTTGGCCCTTGTgtgcaaggaaggaaagaaaagtatcCAGAACCATCAGTGATCCACTCAAGGCTACCAGGTTTCTGTGTCCAGTTATAGCCTCAAATACAGTTCTTCCTTTCTGGGAGAAGTGGCCAAGACAAGACCTTTTTGGACAACCGCTGCTATGCTAGGCGAGTTTAGCATGAACTAGAACGTACTGTAAACATTAAACAGAATTAGGAGTATTTTAGAAGTATTTGCAACGTAGTGATTAACCAAAAAATACCAGGCTCAATACTTATGATTAGCAATAAATACAAAGTAATGTTTGCACGTCGCTTTAAGCGGGCTGATGTCACTGGAGAAGGTCTGATTGAGAATGGTAAAGCAGAATACTCTGCATGAGTGTCACCGAGACAGATTTGCATATGGCCCATCCATATCCGTTAGTAAATAAGCTAATGCAGAAACATAATTCCCTCCCTTTGGAGAGAGAGGCTATAGCTAAGCTGTCCTCCCAAAAATCTGATTGAAACCACCTGGGAAGCCATTCCAAACCTCCCAGTCAGAGCTGCTTCCAGCATCCTTCCTGACTGCCAGTTCAGCTCCATCCTTGGGAACAGCCACTCCCTCGCTAACACCAACCGCACCATCTCCTCACCACAAGCCAGTCTGTAATGTCAACTTCCCTGAAGGAAAAAGCATGGTGTGCTACTTGTGACGCCGCAGAAGACAGGGCGGCTGGTTCCATCAGAAGAACGTGGTATCTGCTGAAAAGGCACCTGCAAGTCGAAAGTCTTCTCTGGTCAGCACGCTGTACATGCGCTGGGGCAAGGACTTGGAGTAAGGGGCAGGGCGGGGAACAGTCGTGCGCAAAATCACCTCGCGGCCCGTGGGTAGGGGGAAATCAGAAGAAGCCCCCGCGTTGAGTCTTCGCTCCTCCGATGAACCTGATCTCCGCAATTCTTCCTCGAGAGGAGGCACTGCGGAAACCTGAAATAAGCACAGAGGTGTAATTACAGGGCAAGCTGTTTCTTGACATTGGGGTTCAGAAAATAGATTGtaagaggaacagaggaagatTAGAAATGTACACACATCAAGAGGCTTTACGGGTACACGGAGCAAGGCAGTAATGGGATGTCAAGAAATAAACTGCACACCATCAAATGGAAGAACCTTCATGTATGGGTGGGAAGCTCAGCCTACATTAAGCTCCTGATCTCTGACAGCGTGAAGCAAGGGTTCTGACCAGGCAGATGCCCTTCTCCAAGAGGGCTCTCTCCTCAGCTCCCTGTGGCTACATGAGGCCAAGCAGCCccctcttaaaaataaacagcaccACTACCAGAGCCTTGATAAAACGTCAGCCGCCTTTTCAGACTCAAACTAATGCTTCAGTAAGCGCCCTCCATGGCCAGAGAGGCTCGCCGGGGTGAGAATGAGAGCGAGCAAGAGGCTGCACATCTCCATCGATGCTCAGTGCCTCGGAACCAGTAAGGAGCAACACTAAAGTCCGAACACTGCAAGAAGGGCGGGCATGCTCTGATCAGCCCCCCAGAATATTGCCTAATTACATACattatgtatatacacacagcCTGATACCCTGTAGGGTCCTACCTTACCTGTACACAACTCAGCTGCCCCCCCCCCGTGCACCCCTGCTCCCCCGCCTCTCCCCAGGAGCAGGGACCCTGTATGCTCGGCTCTGCAGCCTGTGCCATAGGAGAAGTCACCAGGGACAAGCGCCACCTCTTCCCACAAGCCCGGTTCTGAGAAACCAGCCAAAAGGACATTCCCCGTGCTACACTCAGCAGTCACTCCAGTTCTTCCCCACACCTCTCTGCATCTGTCCAAGCAGTTCTACAGTTTCAGAGAGTCCTGGTACCTGGGACTGTGACATCCCGGTAATGTCCACCTCTGCCTGACTCACATCTGGCTGTTCAATAAACAAACACCGTGACAGCAACAGGGAAGAACACAAAGGCAAGGCCACATATTCCAGCATCAGAAAATCTTAATGTTCAtgtgcagaaatgtttttggtttggtttaggttttgatttgggtttttggcttttgggtttgtttgttcttttaagatttctctttcttcacgACCTGTCAGGCTCTAGAAATAAAGTctgtgaatgaagaaaaaccATTCTGGAAACACAACATTAATTTTATGCTTATTGTGTGCACAATGGTACAAACTCAACCAGGCTGCTGCTCTACATCTACCGAAAGGTTCAAGTCTATGAAGCTAGGGAAGATGAGTGGGAAATGAGGGACAAAGTTGGTTACCTCATCAGAAGATTCAGTCAGCTTGGAAAGGGATGAGAAAAGAACCAGGGATGAAAGATAGAAACAAAGGCAAGTCAGAGGTGACTCACAAGAGGTCAAGAGGAGACTGTAGGTTTAAGAGACATCATGCACTCCCAAGAACATGCATTTGCTAGCAGAACTCTCCTGAGCAAACTCAAGAATATAACAACACATTTGACACAACTCAGAGAGGAATCCGGGTTCAAAAGGCAAGGAGCAAGGAAATCATTCAACTTCTGTTTACCAAAAGGCTCTACTGAAACAATTCACAGCAGATTAAACATGAGGGGTTTTGTAGTGAGTGAGGTCCTGGCTCTCTAAGAAGCCTTAATTAACAGTGACCAGATACAAGCAGAAAGTGTCTGTGACCCAGCTTCAGTTACCGGtgtttcaaatgaaacaaacccCTAGGAACTGACATACCTCTTATCAAACATTAATGCTAGAAACTTTTACTCAGCTTTCTATGATCTAAAAACATAAGGCCTTGGTATTAAAAAGGCAAGTGCAAGCGCTGGCATACACCTACAGGGCACAATCTCGGGTTCTGCTGATTGACAAGTTGAGATTTGCAACTAGATTTTCCCTAGAAACTGGAAGGATAAAACAAATGTTCTGATTTTCATTCCTCAGAATAACTACAGTCTGTTTTCAGAATGGTCCTTTTTATGCCGGGTTGCAAAATACAGATTACTGTAAAAGCGTCCACGccttaaaagcatttaattacCAATCACAAAATTCTTACAGCAGTGATTTCCAAATGGGACTTCAGGCTCTAAGATGTCTGCAATAACTATGCTCCCTTGTTATTACTGCTATAGTTAAATTTGAATTACGATAAATCTATGCCATGAATATATGACTGCAGTCCAAGAAGTTGGGAAATCAATACTTTAAGGCTAGTTATTACAAAGACTGCTTAAGAGAAACAGAACATTTACACCAATAGAGGCTGGGGTAGGGGCTCCTAAAAAAACATATGTGACACTGGCAATAATGAATGTAAAGTTGTACTGGAAAAGAACAAACTCTTCCTAAGCACAATGGCTTCCACAGAAGAAATCTCCAGTATTCCAAATATAAACCTCAGTCTAAAAAGTTACTCctcctaaaatatttaatattatgaCATGTTTCTCTACACTCCTACACGAAACAACCACCACACTTGATCGTTCTTGCTGTGATGTTGCATATGTTGTGTAAGctgaataaagcagaaatttgcACCATCATAGCATTACTGATGTTACCATTTGAAGTAAATCAATGGCACCTCTGTCTACCCACATGGTTTTAACTGTTTCATATCTCTGGTTATCTACTCTTTCATTTTGCAAGGTTCTGCTACTGCCAAAATCACATTGAACATCACGAAAAAGCTCTCAAGCACATTTATGACAATACATGCATATATGCGGACAAAATAAACTGGCATCACGTGGTAAGTCGCTGCCTCTTACTGCTTAAATCACAAGTGCCTGCAAAGCAACCAGGAACACTCTTACCCTCTGCGCATTCACGAACAGCTTGTGAATAATGCTGCCGGCAGGTCCTCTTCCCGCACCAATAACTGACACTTCTGGCTGTTCCAGCAAGCAGTTTACAAATCTGGTGGTACAAATcattgaaaagggaaaaagaatgtTTAATTCTCAGCTGTATCCTGCTTGCTTGTCAAAAAACAGGATTGTTTCCAGTGAGGAAGTCTCTGCCTGGCATCATTCACACAGGGCAGGAACTGGCAGAAAAACTCAAGAGTTCTCTGTCCTTTAAGTATAAGGAAAAATGCCCGTGATTTCTCAGCATCCCACTGAAAAACCACCATCGCCTTTTCATCCCTTTACTCCTTTCCCACTGTTCTGAAGACTAAGTCACCCTTAGTCTTTAGCTGTTCCCTCCTACCTCGCTGCTCCTTCCTTCATGCTAACGCAAGCAGCTATTCTTTCACAGATAACATAGGTCAAAACTAAGCTGAACACAGCAGCTCCCACGTAAGGTCAAGGAAGGTAGAACTGTACAGCTGTTTGTGTCACAACTCCAGCAGCTGGGCCAAGTAACACCTGGGCTGCAATTCAGCCTctgaaagaatcatagaatcattgaggttggaaaagacctctaagatgatcgaatccaaccatcagcccaacaccactgtgcctactaaaccatgtcctgaagcgtaacatctacacactttttgaacccctctagggatgaagactcaaccacctccctgaggaGCCAGCTCCAGTGCTCCcctactctttcagtaaagaattttcttctgctttccaatctgaacctcctctggtgcaacttgaggccatctcgTCCTACATTTGCtatttgggaaaagagaccaacacccacatcaCTCCAACATCCTTTCAGGCGGTTGTAGAGATGGATGAGATCTCCCCCCAGCTTCCTCTTCGCCTATATATCTAAGCAACTCCAGTTCccccagctgctcttcataaggCTTGTGTTCCAGCGCCTTCCCCAGctaaatacagtatttgaggtgtggcctcaccagtgccgagtccagggacacaatcacttccctggtcctctggccacaccatttctgatacaagccaggatgctgttggcctttgtggccacctgggccactgctggctcatgttcaacaCCCCCAGGACCTTTTTTCCTGTCACGCAGATTCCCAGGCATTCATCCTgaagcctgtagcgctgcacgaGGTTGTTGTGAATGAAttgcaggacccggcatttgggAAAGGACCTACTTCTCTCAATTAACTATAAGTGGATTCCAGACTCCTAACGCAGATGTATAAATTCAACATGAAAAGCCTTCACAGTGTCAGCCACACAGAATTAGTAACAACATGACAGGTTTTCGGAGCACAAAGGTACTGCATTGGTCAGACACCGCTCCTCTGAACTCCCAACACACACTACTGAAATGTCATCTCTCTCTCAGCACCCCAGCAAGTAGCAAATCATCTGACAGCAggcagcaaagaaaggaaacacGCCCTGGCACTTCTCACTCATGTGGTTCCTCAGTAATATATTTCAAAGTAGTAAGGAGACTAGAATAAGAAAATTTAACTtcaggggggaaggggaaattTCATTCTATATTAGTTATAGAAAATACTAAAATCCTAGTCCttctattttacattttacCAAGTTCATCAAATGTACCTTTTACAtgcatgagaaaataaattaaatcccCAGCACTGCCAAAACGAAAccaaattacattaaaataatctgtaCCACATGTTTTCAAAGAGATGGTTACTTAGAGGAGCATTTAGGGCATCCACACTGAACGCCAACAGGCAccccatggacagggacactgAATGTTTGTAGCTACTAAAAAAGATTCCTTGGTATTTCTGTATTATCATCGCTTCCGCCTGTCCTAAAATTTGACACTACAGAAAAAGGGCATCGggcaaaaaccaaaacaacacagggaaaaattaaaaaggaaaaaaaaatcaccagtcACCTTTGTAgatcttctttctcctcctcattttcacatttctctatcccaaattttgctttcagagacCTGGCCCTGGCAATGGTAGCTTCCACACTCATAATCTGAGCAATGATTTCCTGCAGGAgtttaataataatgaaaattaaaaagatggtGTTTTAGCATGCCTACGAACAGTTTCTATTAAGTCTATtaaattttattacattttctaaGCCAGTATAAGAGCCTTACTTCCAGCTTCTTGTCCTCTGGATTGGGGAATCTTAGAACTTTACTGGAATGGGATATTATCTGCTTAATAATCTTCTTAACTGAAGATATATCTTCTAGTGCTTctatcagaaggaaaagaaatgacgAAGTTGTAATTATTGCATCACTGTTCACCCTAAAATACCTCAATAATTTATTAAACATTATTTACCTTCTTCCTTTACCTTGAGCACAGCTGCGTGGATGACACAAGGCAAGAGATGCCTTGCAAGGTCAGCTGGTTTCTGAACTGCAAGGTAATGAAGCACCTATAACATCAGAAAATTTAACCTATTAGTCATCAAAACTACTTCCTAAAGATAAGGTTAACTATGAAATTCACACGAAAAGAGCACTGTTGTAAGACAGACTCAATAAGTCACTGATGAATCCTCAGCAATTGCTTACAGCCCCAACAGGTCAGAATGAAATTAGAAGTAATTCTGTTTTAGGAATACTTCAGTTTCCTAACACATACGTGCAGgtaaatatctgttttatttactaGCAAGTCAAAGAAGTACCTAATTAATTCAGCTTATGAAGTCACATTCCACTCACTAATTATTTTAGATACTTCAAATGACCAGTTGTACGGCAGCAGGAATTTCCGATTAATCCTAAACCACGTACAAAACAGTTTAGTAATTCCAATAATACAGAGTAACAATGTGTTAGGGTTTAAAtctcacagaaggaagaagagagggctGCTGTAAGCATCGCAGATCAGACTATCACCAGCTACAGAGCTTTTTACCTTCTCTGCCTCCCTTGTGTCATCGAAGAGTCTCTTCTGCCTCCGGGCTGGGACCGGCTTTGCTGTTTCCCAGGCCTCCACCCACATGTTGCTAGGAATCTTCATCCGGGCGCTCAGCTCGCCTTTAATGACTACATTCCCCTTCTCATCAACCACTTCCTCTTCGATGTAATCCCGCGGGGAGTACCACCTCACAAAATCCTCCAGACAACAGCCAGGATTAGCTGCCTGGAACAAAGAGGAGATAAAATTTGTGCCTGAAACATCCTGTAAAAACATGACACCCTGGGCAAAAAGGCAGTATGGTTTAACGGGCGGAGCACAGGGCAGGAGCCAAACCTCAGTGAATCCTGTTTATAGTCACCAAACTGTACACTAGGAAAGAGATCGGGACAGTGAAGGAATAAAACATAAGCCAAAACAATTGCAAAGGGTAAAAGCCACACCATCAACATAAACAAAGAAACCTTCTTATCGCTCCAAACCAGCACACTCACCAGTCATTTCAGGCAAGCCTAAAATTATGCTGTTCAGTCAAGCTTCTATCTGGTACCTAATACATGCAATAAATATGAACGTTCActcatttttttatgtataaGTTTATACCATTAAAgacttaaaggaaaaacagcccACACCTAAAAGAATCACTGGGCTGTACAAATACTCTGTCAGCACTGACCTTCCACCCTTCTTGAATCTCcttcaaacaaaaccaactccATTTTTAATAGATGTAATATCAATACAAATAAATGCATCCATAGGTCTAGAATATAAAAGGAAACTATTCTATGTATCTATCAAGAGTGCACTTCCACTTCATACCACGGTTCTGCATTCTTATTTTGAGTTTTTAGATCACATACAtcatagaaataaaactgctaCATATATCTAATACGACAAAAGTCACTACTAATAAATAGATATTGATACGTTATACTCTTACTCGACAGTACATCTGTATTATTTCACTACAAAATAACattgcagtaattaaaaaaagcatatataGCTATTTCCTGACAGAATCTCCAAAGTCTGTAGTTTCGATATCTTCTGATTACAGCAGTGTATGTGCCCTTAGCTCCCTCTACAGAGCTCAGGGAGAAATGGAACAAATTATCCAAAATCACAGCTATTTTAGTCTCAGTTTAATGACCAGCTATATAGAACTTCTAAATAGCAGTAACTCATCCTTCCCATAAAGGACAAAACATCTTCAACTATACATAAAAATTATGTCCATCGCCCCAAAGTCCAAATACAGAATTGTGAACAGGTTaatagatttcttttctttacgCCACTTTTAAATGTTATCTATTTGGAGTCTGAGTAAAGGTTCTTTGTGCAAAGCATAGCAGAAAGTACAGGTGAGAGAGACACTAAATGAAAGCTATGAATGGTGGTGGGAGGGAGAGATGCGCAAGTTGGATTCAGGATTTTGATGCCCAGTTTTCCTCTAATGTCATTTTGTATGGGGTTGTCTGATTTTTAATTCCCAATTTATCaactgtgtgggttttttttccctcccacaGACATCATACAAATTCACCAGACTGCTACAGCATAATAAACTAGATAATTTCAAAATCTATGACTAAGGGTTTTGTCAATAGGCTTTCATTTTCaactttaaagtattttgaagctgttttgtggagggaaaaaaaaaaaagaccttcaGAATTGTTCAACACAAGCAAGAGGGTTTGTTTAACTAAGAAGATAGCAGTCTCATAGGATTCTTCAAGTAGCACTACCTTAAAAGACTCCATATCTGAGAGTAGGCAGGCGCTCTGCATGCGTGCCCGAAGATGAGCACCTTCTGCTGATGTCCCTAGTTTTGCCAGTACTTCAGACTGTTCTTCCAGCAAATCTTCAGTCATGGGTGCTGGTTCCTGCAACACAGAAGAAGCTGAGTTCACAAATAGCCTCTCTTCCACTTAGCCATTATTAAGGCAGGAAGGACTGGAAAGCTCCCTGTCTTTAAAAGTTCATTCTACTTTACTTGTACTCAAAGGAAACATTCATAATTTTCTACTGCTTCACCTGTTCAGACTGAAGCTGTGCCTCCGAAGATGACACtaacaaaaagaaactaaaaagaaaacaacctgaGAATGAAGTAACAATATAAGGACCTACTATTAAAATGCTTGCTATTTCATCCCTAGTCACTCTGCAAGAACGTTTGTGTCAGATAACATTCCTAGCTGTTTAAAGATAAACCTACTTTAGATAATTGTACCAAAACCTGGTGACTgagaaatatattattttaaaaagagagaaaatttaaaaagcagcagtgtaACCTATCCAGCACTCTGGCCAGGCAGCTAGAAATCTTTGTACAGTAGTTCCGCTTAACAGGAAAGAACATAAGGAGGGAACGGAAGGTGCCTCAAGAGCTGGAAATAAGAAttctaatttgattttaaaaaaatttgagTGAAATTTCATAAGACCCATTCTCAAATAAAGCAAAGCGCACGTGAGCTTTCAGCTTAGCAGCCTCatcaagttttaaaaacagaaaacaaggatgTAGGCCAAAAACACTTAGCAATTTTAACAACAGATACAGCTGTAACCTGCAAATTGTATATAATTTCACAATCCTAGGTATAAGCCACAGCACATGACAGTCTTATTGCACATCTGGGGCAGCTCTTGCTACCTAACCTGCGTTATTGGAATGTAGAGAGGCTCTCCTGGATGCAGCAGTGTCAGCTTTCCATGCGGATGCAGACGACCTTCTGGTTTTAAGTTCACAGTCTCTTTGTTGCCTTCTTTcgctcctcctttcttcccattttcctgCCCATTTCCTTTAAGATCTTCTGTGTCACTCAGACATTCAAAGAATTCCTCCTCACTATCACTCCACGATTCCCAAGATTTGCcaacttctttttccttatcaAGGTTATCTCCGGAGTGGTCTGGTCCTTTGCCAGCATCACCAGAAGTACCACTAGGCGAACGATCAGGCAtgttcccccttttcccctcatctcttgctttctttctttcaatgCAACAATTTAACATCTaagaagttaaaaggaaaaagaaagtgttaGCAATTACTTCTCTTATGGAAACAATGTCACAGAAAAACATGGAGAGTCACCAAAACCCTCTTACAATTCTAAAAGGTAACAATGAAGAAGATAACATTTCCATTAAACTTGTTACTATATACAAAGGTTTTCCCAAGCAATGAAGTCCAAACCCAAAAATTCAAGCATGACTAAATCTGTAACAGCAATATATTTagtaaataattaatataatttttacagtttccttaagagaaaaatcattcttACGTTTGAGATATTTACCTGCAGTTTCTGATGTAGTAAACAGCATCTCAGATCTGGAGGGCCATTAGCTAAtctaaaaaaaggcagaagcgTAACCATTATCAATTATAAAGTTGAGTTTTTCACACATATGTGGTCTTAAATCATATAACATCCAAGAGAGAGGCAAATATCCACACTGCATCCACTGCCCCCATACCAACTGTGTGGCTCCTCTGCGCTCTCAGAGACACGCCAGTGACTGAACAAGCCAGAAGGTAAACTACACGTATTTGCTAGAGGTCAGTCCTGAAGCACAGAGATTTCTCTCACTAGGACGGAACAGACACACCCTGCATTTCCTGGTCAGTTTTCCATTTGGAACTTAAAAGtgtaactgtttttaaaaaaaaaacaattaagcaCCTTTGACTTTACTTTATAAAGTGATCACTATATATTTCAACTTCTACTTTATCTAAGCAAAACCGTTTGAAAGTGGCTGGTCCAAcccatttaaaacaaactgagGATATATTTTTGCTCTGCACTGATTTCTCATCTTGACAGAACCCTCTGTCTCTCCAGAATCTGGAGTTCAAGCATTAGCTGCTTGAAAAGGTTATTACACCAGCAGAAACTTGGAACAGCTCCCTTAGAAAAGTGGCGAAACTACACCACAAAGCAAAGTGTTTCTCCCTATATCAGCTCCTTCATTTTGATGGAATAATAAACTGGAAACCAAGCATTTGCataagcttgttttttttctcaccctCATTCACACAGTGGAGTGCTCTTTAACTTGAACTTCCCCAAGCATCTTCAAGTTTTCAAAGGAGCGCACAGATGCTTTCCTCTACTCCTTATCCCTTCTTGCTTTAAGGAAGTAGGGTAATAAAAATAGAGGAGAGcatttacaatttaaaaaagcaaaccagtaCATTGCAAAGCCATATTGAACCCACTCTGTTCCTGAAACAAAGAACAGTTTCTATGATAGAGcaagggtaaaaaaaacccttaccCTGGAATAAGGTAGTTGTTCTCCCATCTGTAGCGCATTTCCAACACAAATTCTTGCCAAAGATGTGCCACTCCTTTTACTCCTCCGTGATAGAAGTTTATCATACAAAGACATAAAGCTAGTTTGTATGTCAGACTGTCAGAAGGAGCAGATTTAAACTGACTGAAGAGATTCTAggtaagaaataaaagaaagcaggaagTAAAGGAATcatgacatttttcttccaaaatcatATGATGTCTTTCCTGTTTGTCAATACAAGCAGCTAATATTTTAATCCTGTAAGCATAAGCTACTAAAAATTACAGTCtttggaaggaaacaaagaaattagaaggagaaacaaaaataaaaatccctatTTCTACCTAGAGATTCCACAAAGGTAAGTTCCCATTCccaaaaattatcttttactTCGCAACCACAGCGAAGCCTGTATGAACAAACGCTCCAAAGTGCTttcactctttctctctctggtgAGTGCCAGTCAATAAAACTTACATAATCTTCAGTCTCTGGAGGAGGATTGTTTCCGGCTGAAGTGCTAGTTCTGCTTTCAAATCCATCTACAAGTTTGTCAGCAGCATCAGGAAATAAGAACTtgaagaaaccaaaaaaaatttaaacaaaaatcaaacttcCATCAGTatgtttttcctgcttttcccacTTTCTGTATAAAGCTGCTGGTTACATGCCATCAACTCCTACAATTAAGACTGTTAGCACAGTTCAGAGTTCATTTTCAGTCCACTTTTTTTTACATGGACTTGTAACAACTGAGGCTATTTCAAGAAGCTGATAAATGTGTGATTcaaagaccaggttggatgaggctttgagcaacctgatcctgtgggggatggaactggatgatctttaagatcccttccaacacaaactattccatgattctatgaaataatagAACTGACATCAGAGACCTTTATTTATAATTCTTCTATAAAGTATAAAACAAATGCATCAGTGGAAGCATGACACACACTTTAAATGAATGTAATGTGCGTGGACAGCTCACTTACCAGAAGAATGGTGTTCAGAACTTCATTGTTTAATGGTGATTCATCCACACCTCTGTGTTTGcgaatttttttctttgcactgtgAACCATATTTGTGACTGATAATTTATGGATTGGGACCGGTGCCGGCTCTGTCAGCTTTGACAAAGCGTGAGAGATATCAGCGACCtctataaaataaacagaactatttagaacaaaaccaaaacccacaatATCGTCTCTCTTTAGAGAAGTTTAGCTGTCACATTCAGTCTGTTTATCTGGTGTATCAATTTCAACACCCTGCTAACCAGAGCTACACCTCTGTGTTGTCAGGTTCCATCCCTAATATTCACTGTTCTTATCCACACAGATAAGCAGCAGAATCAGGTCACGAAGCAGCCACAGACTGTGCctgctttattttacagaaCGAAGCCTAGATGGGGTTGGCTGTAGGTAGTGCCCACCACCTACTGCAGTAGCACTGCATCCCTGCAAACCACTTTCGGCAGAGCATCAGCAAAAGCCTGCTGAAGGGTCAGCATTTCAACTTTGTTTATACGTGACACCGACAAA includes:
- the RAB3GAP1 gene encoding rab3 GTPase-activating protein catalytic subunit isoform X2; amino-acid sequence: MAADSEPESEVFEITDFTTASEWERFISKTEEVLNDWKLIGISSGKPLEKGVYTTGVWEEKSDEISFADFRFSITHHYLVQEPSDKEGKEELVEDALPLPMQDLLCVNNDFPPRAHCLVRWYGLREFVVIAPAANNDAVLSESKCNLLLSSVSIALGNTGCQVPLFVQIHHKWRRMYVGECQGPGVRTDFEMVHLRKVPNQYTHLSGLLDIFKSKIGCPLTPLPPISMAIRLTYVLQDWQQYFWPQQPPDIDALVGGEVGGLEFGKLPFGACEDPISELHLATTWPQLMEGIVVDNDVYSDLDPIQAPQWSVRVRKADNPQCLLGDFLTEFFKLCRRKESTDEILGRSAFEEEGKEVADISHALSKLTEPAPVPIHKLSVTNMVHSAKKKIRKHRGVDESPLNNEVLNTILLFLFPDAADKLVDGFESRTSTSAGNNPPPETEDYNLFSQFKSAPSDSLTYKLALCLCMINFYHGGVKGVAHLWQEFVLEMRYRWENNYLIPGLANGPPDLRCCLLHQKLQMLNCCIERKKARDEGKRGNMPDRSPSGTSGDAGKGPDHSGDNLDKEKEVGKSWESWSDSEEEFFECLSDTEDLKGNGQENGKKGGAKEGNKETVNLKPEGRLHPHGKLTLLHPGEPLYIPITQEPAPMTEDLLEEQSEVLAKLGTSAEGAHLRARMQSACLLSDMESFKAANPGCCLEDFVRWYSPRDYIEEEVVDEKGNVVIKGELSARMKIPSNMWVEAWETAKPVPARRQKRLFDDTREAEKVLHYLAVQKPADLARHLLPCVIHAAVLKVKEEEALEDISSVKKIIKQIISHSSKVLRFPNPEDKKLEEIIAQIMSVEATIARARSLKAKFGIEKCENEEEKEDLQRFVNCLLEQPEVSVIGAGRGPAGSIIHKLFVNAQRVSAVPPLEEELRRSGSSEERRLNAGASSDFPLPTGREVILRTTVPRPAPYSKSLPQRMYSVLTREDFRLAGAFSADTTFF
- the RAB3GAP1 gene encoding rab3 GTPase-activating protein catalytic subunit isoform X1 → MAADSEPESEVFEITDFTTASEWERFISKTEEVLNDWKLIGISSGKPLEKGVYTTGVWEEKSDEISFADFRFSITHHYLVQEPSDKEGKEELVEDALPLPMQDLLCVNNDFPPRAHCLVRWYGLREFVVIAPAANNDAVLSESKCNLLLSSVSIALGNTGCQVPLFVQIHHKWRRMYVGECQGPGVRTDFEMVHLRKVPNQYTHLSGLLDIFKSKIGCPLTPLPPISMAIRLTYVLQDWQQYFWPQQPPDIDALVGGEVGGLEFGKLPFGACEDPISELHLATTWPQLMEGIVVDNDVYSDLDPIQAPQWSVRVRKADNPQCLLGDFLTEFFKLCRRKESTDEILGRSAFEEEGKEVADISHALSKLTEPAPVPIHKLSVTNMVHSAKKKIRKHRGVDESPLNNEVLNTILLFLFPDAADKLVDGFESRTSTSAGNNPPPETEDYNLFSQFKSAPSDSLTYKLALCLCMINFYHGGVKGVAHLWQEFVLEMRYRWENNYLIPGLANGPPDLRCCLLHQKLQMLNCCIERKKARDEGKRGNMPDRSPSGTSGDAGKGPDHSGDNLDKEKEVGKSWESWSDSEEEFFECLSDTEDLKGNGQENGKKGGAKEGNKETVNLKPEGRLHPHGKLTLLHPGEPLYIPITQEPAPMTEDLLEEQSEVLAKLGTSAEGAHLRARMQSACLLSDMESFKAANPGCCLEDFVRWYSPRDYIEEEVVDEKGNVVIKGELSARMKIPSNMWVEAWETAKPVPARRQKRLFDDTREAEKVLHYLAVQKPADLARHLLPCVIHAAVLKVKEEEALEDISSVKKIIKQIISHSSKVLRFPNPEDKKLEEIIAQIMSVEATIARARSLKAKFGIEKCENEEEKEDLQRFVNCLLEQPEVSVIGAGRGPAGSIIHKLFVNAQRLTESSDEVSAVPPLEEELRRSGSSEERRLNAGASSDFPLPTGREVILRTTVPRPAPYSKSLPQRMYSVLTREDFRLAGAFSADTTFF